The following proteins come from a genomic window of Bacteroidia bacterium:
- a CDS encoding 2Fe-2S iron-sulfur cluster-binding protein — translation RETVLQLNANGKVILDAAMDAGIDAPFSCKGAVCCTCKAKVMKGKVTMDMNYALSDEEVEDGYILTCQSHPASPEVIVSYDEP, via the coding sequence GTAGAGAAACCGTTTTGCAATTAAATGCCAACGGAAAAGTAATTTTAGACGCCGCGATGGATGCTGGAATTGATGCTCCATTTTCTTGCAAAGGCGCGGTTTGCTGTACTTGCAAAGCCAAAGTGATGAAAGGAAAAGTAACGATGGATATGAATTACGCACTCAGCGATGAAGAAGTAGAAGATGGATATATTTTAACGTGTCAATCGCATCCTGCAAGTCCGGAAGTAATTGTTTCTTACGATGAGCCATAA